DNA sequence from the Chryseobacterium indicum genome:
TTTTTTACCGTCGTTGTTTCATCAAAACTCACATTCCCGTCTCTGTTCGGTTTTTTCATCTGATTCTGAGTATTGATAGCAGCTTTCAGTCCTTCTACAAATTTGGTTTTCTGGGTTCTGGAGAATGTATCTGTTCCGATATAAATGTTAAATTCACCTTCTCTTCCCAAACCGCTCTGTCTGTACACTTCGAAATTTTTTATTTTGTTTTTTTTCTGAAACTGATTAATAAAATCCATCACAGGTTTAGACGAAGGGGTACCGCAGCAAATGCTGTGATAGCCTACCTGCAGATAATTTTCGCTCTTCTGTGCAAAAAATACTGCGGAAGTGAATAACCCGATTATTAATACTATTTTTTTCATTTTTATTGGTTTTAAAATTAAGCTTAAATTTTTACTTATTAAAATAATCCCAGACTGTTTTTGAAATGTCTGAAATCATTCTACAGTTCACTTCGGCCGTTTCCGTTGAGTTACTGACAAATACAGCTATTGCATAATGCTTGCCATTCGATAAAGTGATGATCGCAATTTCATTTTCAGCACCCGTTAAACCTGCATTATTCTTGCCGGAAGATCCCGTTTTTCTTGCGATAGGCGTATCTTTCGGAAGCTGTTCAATTAATTTATTTATTCCTGTAGAAGTAGAAAGCATTACTTTCATCAGATAATCTGTCGATTTTTTTGATAATAATTTTCCGTCATAAAACTTTTTCAGAACATCAACTGCGGAATTCATGGTGGTGTAATTTTCATACTGCGCATTCCAGTCTTTATGCATCGCTTCTTCATTGTATTTGATCTGAAAGTTTTTCACCCCTTTCGCATTCATAAATTTCTGAACAACCTGCGTTCCACCCAATAATTTTAAAAGAATATCGCAGCCGTTATTGTCACTTTTAGCAACGGTGTATTCAATAACTTCACTTAGAGGAACAATACCGCCATTTGGATATTTTTCGCGAAGAGGCGACCATGTATTTTCATGTAAATTCGATTGGGTAAGGGTAACTTTTTGATCTAATGAAAGTTTTCCTTTCTCTACATAATCTAAAACCGCAGCAGCAATATGAAATTTGAAAACACTCTGCATCGGAAGTTTTTTGTCTGCATTTTTATTGTACGTAAAACCATTTTCGAACCCCAGAACGGAAATTCCGACCGTTGCTTTTTTGTCTTTAATAATAGAACTTATTTTTTGATCCAAAGAAGATTTCTGCGCAAAAACAAACGTCGAAATCAAAAGAAATAATAATTTGATTTTTTTCATAATATTTGTTTAATCATCTTTTTATTAACCGCAAAAGAAGCAAAAGAAATTCTGTACTGTTTAAATACTTTTTAGTTGATTAAAAGTCTGTAAAAGATAAAAATCTTTGATTTTTTAAACTGACGTGTTCTTTTTTTGCATTAAAAAATTGAACTTCAAATAACTAAAGTGTTAAAAATTTCCTTCTTTTGCGGTTAAAATAAAAGTTTAAATAATTTTAAAAATAAATCCCTCTTAGAAACTAAAAGGGATTTGCAATTTATGATTTTTTCCTATTTCACTTCAAAATAATTCAGATTAACGCCATCATTTTCGAAATAAATCCTGATTTTATTTTCTCCTTTTTTAAGATGAATTCCTTTTGCAGAAGCCGTTTTCCAAATTTCATTTCCGCCTGTTGAAGACAATGAAATTGAAGCTAGTTGTTTTCCGGAAGCATCCTCAATCCGTATTTTTGCGTCGTTTTCACTAGCATATTTTATCTCAAAAGTATATGTTTTATCAACTTTAGAACCTATTGTATACTGAAGCCATTCTCCGGTTTCTGTCTTTCCGACGTAATATTCATTGTCTTTTGTTCTGTAAATATCAACACCGTCATTTCTCAGTTGGTTTCCGGAATTCCATTCCGATCTTTTTGCGGGATCACTTACCCAAAGATTAATAAAATCTTTATCCGAATAAGCAGAACCTATTCTTCCTAAATCATAATCGGTTGCGAATATTTTTCCTGGAGCCTGTAGATTTTTGAAAGGTTTTGTGGAACTGTCTTTTGTCTGCCTGAACATCGCATCAATCACATCATTTTTAATTTCCACATTGCTGAATTTATAGTTGTTAGCAATCTGCATCAAAGCTTTCTTGGCGAAATCTTTAGATGGTTTTTCGCCTCCGTTCTTCCAGTAATCCAATAATTTCTGGTATTCCGGAGTAGTTTTTACGTTGGTAATTCCTGCAATATTGTCAATTTTTTTCATCGGCCAGAATGCGTAACCAATGTTGTGTTTATCTAAAAGCCGGATCAGTTCTGTAAACCATACATTCGAATTTTCTCCTGTTTCGCCCAGCCAGATCGGGATTTTGTGTTTTTCTCTTAAATCCAAAGCAAATTTCAGTGTGGCGTCATCATTGTTATTCCAGTATTTATGAAAACTGAAGACCATATTATCGTCCCAAAGCGGCGTTAAACCGTTGTAATTATTTCCCCATCCGTTTCCTTCAATAATGATGATGTGTTTTTTATCAACAGTACGGATCGCTTCCGTGATTTCTTTCTGAAGCTTCCAAAGTGGCGCATTCGACATTTCATCCGTTCCGTTTATATTTTTTCCTGTAAAATTGATATTCGGTTCGTTAATTAAGTCATAACCGCCGATCCACGGAGAATCTTTATATCTTTCGGCTAATTTCTTCCATAATGTGATGGTTTTTTTCTGATTTTCTTCACTTTCCCAAAGAGAAGGTTTCGATTTGTCGTTATCAGAAATATTCACATCATTTCCCTGTCCGCCCGGTGCTGCATGAAGATCGAGAATCAGGTATATTTTATTATCAGCGCACCATTTCAGAAGATCATCCGTCATTTTAAAACCTTCTTCCAGCCAGGTGTTTTCTCCTTTTTTAGGTTCTTTTTCAATTGGTAAAGTGTACAGATTATAATGCATCGGAAGTCTGATCGAATTGAATCCTGCCTTTTTAAGAAAATCAATATCCTGTCGGGTAATTCCGTTTTTCAGATAAGCTTTGTAAAACTCGTTCATACCGTCTTCACCAATCAGTTCAGCAATTTTCTCCTTGATTTTGTACTGAGGACCTGCAAAATCAGCTGTTTTCAGCATATATCCTTCCTGGAGCATCCAGCCTCCCAAACCGAGACCTCGCAACTGAATATTTTCACCTTTATCATTAATAATTTTCTCACCTTGTGTTTTTAAAAGTTGTGATGTCCCAAATTGAGACAATAAAAAAGCGGATAATAGGATGGCTCTTTTCATAGTGATTTTAATTATTGAATTGTTAAGGGATTGTTATAAAGAAATTATTGTTGAATAATGGCAAATATATTTAAAATATGTTGAATAATATTAAAAACGGAAATTGAATTGAAAAAATAATCATGATTACGAATATGGTGTGGTGCAAATCGGGATCGGGATGAATGAGAAAATTAGTACTGTTTCGATGAAATGATAAATTTGGTTAAAGCCAATTAGGCAAAAAAAACGGGTTTTTAGCCCGTTTTTAATAAGTTTTATTTAAAATTTTGCCATTGAAAGTCTTCATCATTATTAGATATTTTTATTCTCTCAGCTTTTTCATTCTGAATTTTCCAATGAGCGGTGTATGTTCCTGCGCCATCAGAGAAAAAGCCAAAGAGTAAATAGTAATGTTTAAATTTTTTAATTTGAAATTGACTTTTATTTAATTCTCCACTAAAATTTGGATTAAACATTTGTGATACATCTAATTTAATATATTTCCCATCAATGAAAACCGCAAGAGACTTTAATTCGTTTTTTGGTAATTCTGTTTTTGTGTCTGAGCCATACCAATCTTCGTTATTAATTTCACAGATGTATTTTACATTTTGAGGTTCGTTTTCACAATATTCAATGTCATTTTCACTGGCTTTAAAATCTTTAATTCTCCAACGAAGATTTATTGTGTTTGTCAGATCAATTCTTCCAGATTTGGAATTTTTAAATTCTTTTATTGTTTTTTCAAAAATTTTTATTCGTCTTTGGTCAATACTCTCTGGACTTTCAGGAATAAAATAATTATTTTTATAGCTGTAAAATCCAAAAAAAATTAAGATTAAAAAGCTAAAAGTTAAGATTATTCCCTTTTTCATATATGAAATAATTCTTTTATCTGTATAATACCTTGGAGATTAAGAAATCAGTTTCATAATCTCCAAAGCCACTTTCAGCGCTTCTGTTCCATCTTCAAGCGAAACTTCTACGTGTTTGTCTTCGGTAATAGAATCTGCAAAAGCATTCAGTTCATCCAAAATGGCATTATTAGGCTGAATATTCGGATATTCAAATAAAATCTGATTTTTCTCTCCCTCTGCATTTTCAATAATCATGTCGAATGGAGTAGGGTGTTCAGGAGCATCTTTCATGCGGATCACTTCCGCTTTTTTCTCAAGAAAATTAACGGAAATATAAGCATCTTTCTGGAAGAAACGGCTCTTTCTCATGGCTTTCATCGAAATTCTGGAAGTCGTTAAATTCGCAACACAGCCATTTTCAAATTCAATCCTCGCATTCGCAATATCAGGCGTTTTGCTAACTACACAAACGCCGCTTGCGTGAATATTTTTAACCTTAGATTTAGCAATGCTTAATAGAATATCCAGATCATGAATCATCAGATCCAGAACCACAGAAACATCTGTTCCTCTTGGATTAAATTCTGCTAATCTGTGAATTTCGATAAACATAGGATCCTGAATGTAATCTTTAGCACCGATAAATGCCGGATTATATCTTTCAACATGACCAACCTGAGCTTTAATGCCCTTTTCCTTACATTTCTGAAGAATCTCTTCTGCCTGTTCCAATGTTTGGGTAACCGGTTTTTCAATGAAAAAATGCAGACCTTTTTCAATTGCTTTTAGCGCATAATCGTAATGATAAATGGTGGGTGTTACAATATCCAGCATATCGATCTGCTCCAGCAGTTCATCAAAATTCTCAAAATATTTATATCCGAATTCCGCTTCCAGTTTTTTTCCGTTTTCTGCGTCTTTGTCGTGGAAACCGATGAATTCGTATTTATCTGAC
Encoded proteins:
- the bla-A gene encoding CGA/CIA family class A beta-lactamase codes for the protein MKKIKLLFLLISTFVFAQKSSLDQKISSIIKDKKATVGISVLGFENGFTYNKNADKKLPMQSVFKFHIAAAVLDYVEKGKLSLDQKVTLTQSNLHENTWSPLREKYPNGGIVPLSEVIEYTVAKSDNNGCDILLKLLGGTQVVQKFMNAKGVKNFQIKYNEEAMHKDWNAQYENYTTMNSAVDVLKKFYDGKLLSKKSTDYLMKVMLSTSTGINKLIEQLPKDTPIARKTGSSGKNNAGLTGAENEIAIITLSNGKHYAIAVFVSNSTETAEVNCRMISDISKTVWDYFNK
- a CDS encoding cellulase family glycosylhydrolase, translated to MKRAILLSAFLLSQFGTSQLLKTQGEKIINDKGENIQLRGLGLGGWMLQEGYMLKTADFAGPQYKIKEKIAELIGEDGMNEFYKAYLKNGITRQDIDFLKKAGFNSIRLPMHYNLYTLPIEKEPKKGENTWLEEGFKMTDDLLKWCADNKIYLILDLHAAPGGQGNDVNISDNDKSKPSLWESEENQKKTITLWKKLAERYKDSPWIGGYDLINEPNINFTGKNINGTDEMSNAPLWKLQKEITEAIRTVDKKHIIIIEGNGWGNNYNGLTPLWDDNMVFSFHKYWNNNDDATLKFALDLREKHKIPIWLGETGENSNVWFTELIRLLDKHNIGYAFWPMKKIDNIAGITNVKTTPEYQKLLDYWKNGGEKPSKDFAKKALMQIANNYKFSNVEIKNDVIDAMFRQTKDSSTKPFKNLQAPGKIFATDYDLGRIGSAYSDKDFINLWVSDPAKRSEWNSGNQLRNDGVDIYRTKDNEYYVGKTETGEWLQYTIGSKVDKTYTFEIKYASENDAKIRIEDASGKQLASISLSSTGGNEIWKTASAKGIHLKKGENKIRIYFENDGVNLNYFEVK
- a CDS encoding Gfo/Idh/MocA family protein, whose protein sequence is MLKAGLVGAGHLGKIHLRLLNQSDKYEFIGFHDKDAENGKKLEAEFGYKYFENFDELLEQIDMLDIVTPTIYHYDYALKAIEKGLHFFIEKPVTQTLEQAEEILQKCKEKGIKAQVGHVERYNPAFIGAKDYIQDPMFIEIHRLAEFNPRGTDVSVVLDLMIHDLDILLSIAKSKVKNIHASGVCVVSKTPDIANARIEFENGCVANLTTSRISMKAMRKSRFFQKDAYISVNFLEKKAEVIRMKDAPEHPTPFDMIIENAEGEKNQILFEYPNIQPNNAILDELNAFADSITEDKHVEVSLEDGTEALKVALEIMKLIS